The DNA segment AATCACAGAAGTATCGATACTTTTGGGATTGGTGTCTTCTTCACAGGTCTGTACATCTAACCCTTCCAAACATTCTAAAACATCCAACACCGTAATTTTCCAAGGTTCGCGCGTCAAAAAATAGCCACCTTTAGAACCGCGTTGACTTTTGACTATGCCTCCTCGTCTCAAAGTCGCCAGTAGCTGTTCTAGATAGCGGTCAGGTATGCTTTGTTGGGCGGCGATTTGGCGAATTTGCATTGGTTCGCCGCTTTGATAATGAGTTGCCATCTCGATTAAGGCGAGAATGGCGTATTCCGATTTACAGGATAGTTCCACAAGCAGCAATATGAGTAAGGGAGCAAAAAAATTCTTAACTTTTTCTAGTATACTCCGGTTCTCCACTGGGGTTTGTTCTTTACTACTATTAACAACAAAAAGCCCCGCATGATAGCGGGGCGCAATGAAGTTTAAGTTTCAAATTTTAAACAGATTTGCAACACTTTAGAAAGAGAAGGTTGTTCTGAGAGTACCGATAAATGCATCATTGTTGTTGCTGTTTTGGCCAAGGTTGGTTACCCATATCACCCCAGGAGTAACTGAGATGTTATCAGAAACGCGATACTTGTAGAAGCCTTCAACTTGGTATGGAACTTCGTTAGAACCTGTTTGTCTATTAAGTGCATAGGGAACAGCACCACCGAAGATACCCAAGACGTTACCTCTTTTACCAAAGTCAGGTAAGGCTAAACCAACACCGTAACTCCAAACTTCGCTGCTGTCGTTAGCAGCAAAGCCATTGACATCGGTGTAGGATACAAAACCACTTACGGAGAGTCTGTCACTGGGGCGGAAGGCTGCGGAAACACCGTAAGAATTAGTTGCGAATGGGCTGGAGGTACCATTGACTCTATCAAGACCGCCACGGTTAGCTATGGAAGTACCTACTATGGGATTAGTGCGTGAACCTGCGTCAAAGATAGTACTACCTGCACCATGATAGCCGTGAACGTAGGTTGCAGCGAGTGCCAAGCGATCGCCAACGCTAAAGTTCAACTGCCCTAAAGCAGCATAGTTACCGTCAAATATGCCTGCACCAGGATTGGGATTATTCGCTTCTGATCCCAAATAACCTACAGTTAGTGAACTGGGTCGAAGGATACCGCCACCTTGACCAAAGGGTAAGGTAAAAGCAATACCTGCACCACCACCAATGCGGTAAATGGGATTTTCCGAAGCAAAGGCAGATAAAGCACCATTACCACCATCGTAATCCTCAAAATAAGGGTTATTGGTGGCAGCATAATCGCTATGAATACCTCCAGTGGCTGCAATGTAAACTTGCGCTGGTCCCACAGGAACGTAATAGGACAGCCAGTCTATGTTGACATTGTTATCACCGGTGCTACCGATATTAAAAGTTTGATTACCTTCAGCGCCCCCAGGATTACCCAAATTCAAGTTTCCGGCATTACCAGATGCAAGACGGGTATGTAGAACGTCTCTACCAGTGAAGCTGGTTTGCAAGTCTAAACGGACTCTGTTTTGGAAGACAGTGTTATTGTTGTCACCGGCTGTATCGCCAAAAGCATCTGTAACAGCAAAAATTGCTTCACCAACCAGCTTGGTGGTAGTGGAGAACTGATTGGCCTCCAATTCCGCAGTCCGCGCTTCTAGGGAATCTACACGACCGCGTAGAGTTGCCAATTCTGCGGAAAATTCTTCTTGTAAACGCTGTAAGGTAGCTAAATCCTGTCTAGTCACCATATCAGCTGTTGCTGTGGCGATCAATTCGTTAACTCTATCCAAACAGGCATTTAAACCAGCTGCAAATTCGTAACGGGTTAAAGCCCGATTACCGCGATAAGTCGCATTTGGGTAACCAGCAATACAGCCGTAGCGCTCAACTAAAGACTGCAACGCTTGGAATGCCCAGTCTGTCGGTTGTACGTCAGAGAACTGGGAAACCGATGTTACTTGAGACAGACTAGTATTTTGTGTGCCTTCATTGCTGTAGCTATTAACTTGGTTAATAACATTGGTTTCTTTCGTGGCTTGAGCAAAGATTTCTGGCTGTTGAACAACTTCAGTAGCGGTTTGTTGTTCAGTTGCCGAAACTTCAGTGGTGGTAGTTGGAGCTGCAATTGCTGCTGCTGAAACTAATAATGTTGCTCCCAAAACGGCTGGGCTAACCACCAGAGATTTCCACAGGATATTAGACATCTTCACTTTTTCCTCACACCTTGTATAGATAATTGTAGTTGCCGCACTTACACGTAAGAATTCAAACAATTGTTGAACTCTTTTGATCAGGCATAGTTACCACTATTACAATTTTAGTTTTTGCTAGGCTAATAACTCGTTAACTTAAGAGCTAAATTAATGCCATTAGCTAGATGCAAAAATACAGCTTTACAACATACCATTATAAAGCATTTGAAGTATATGGCAACATATTAGTCAACACTTGATTAGTGTCATATGCAACCATGTAAAAGAGCAAGACGAGCAAAAGATTGATATGTTCCCCATCCAGCTTAATTAGTAATATCCACTATAGTTAGGGATTTTCACCAAAACGCCTTTAACTGATTTGAGAAATTGTTTCAGCTAAATCAAAGTCATTCTGCGTCAAACCACCTGCATCATGTGTTGTCAGGGTGATAGTGACTTGATTATAAGAAATTTCTATGTCTGGGTGATGCCCTAACGATTCAGCAGGTTCTACTAGTTTGTTGACAAATTCAATTGCGGCGATAAAATCTTTGAATTTGCGGGTAGTCTGCAACTTAGAACCCTCAATTGTCCAACCTGACAAACCGCTTGCCTTGGCGTGAATTTCTGCATCAGTCAATAGTTTCGCCATATTAAAAAATCCCTATTTATATATTTGCTAAATCTTTTACTTTGTTCTCCTAGTAGTTGATTTCTACACCAAAGATATCTAGGGGATAACACACAAGTTTAACTACTATGAATGTACAAATTTTTTTGAGAATATCTTAGGGTTATTTCTCTATTTTTTTACGCACAAACCATTGATCAATCCAAATAGCCCTATAAAAAACTATCCGCTCTGATTTAGATCAGTTGATCTAATATCAGAGCGGTGTAGCGGGTCTTCAGGTTGCAACCAGACTGCCGGAAGGAACTCCGAACTCTAGCCTAGCTACTTGAGCTAACGTAGTTTCACTAGGAAACCACGGCTAACTTTTAGAGAACAGCCCCGGCACACAGCCGGCTAACTGCAACCTGATGACCCATGCTTATACTACTTTCTATCATGGGCATCACCTCCTTGTTGCCTAAGCGGTCTTAGTTTTAAAAGGGCAGAGCATCTCGCTCTGGGTTCTTAACCTGAAATCAATATAACACAGAAATTTTAGTTGGAGAAATAAATAAGCCCCCGCCTTGTGGCGAGGGCTGAGTGAAAAATGGGGAATGAGATTTTTATCTTAGAGTGCGTTACCGCGAGGTAGAACTTCTTCTGGGAACACAAACTGTTTGTGAGGTTGATCCTGAGGAGCCATCCAAGCGCGGATACCTTCGTTTAACAAAATGTTTTTGGTATAGAAAGTTTCAAACTCTGGGTCTTCTGCTGCCCGTAATTCTTGGGAAACGAAGTCATAAGCCCGCAGGTTTAGTGCTAAACCAACAATCCCAATTGATGCCATCCATAAGCCAGTGACTGGCACAAATAGCATAAAGAAGTGTAACCAACGTTTGTTGGAGAAGGCAATCCCGAAAATCTGTGACCAGAAACGGTTTGCTGTCACCATCGAGTAGGTTTCTTCAGCTTGGGTGGGGTTAAATGCCGGGAAGGTGTTAGAACCGTCGCCATCATCAAACAAGGTGTTTTCTACTGTGGCTCCATGAATGGCACACAATAGCGCACCACCCAAGACACCTGCTACACCCATCATGTGGAAGGGGTTGAGTGTCCAGTTGTGGAAACCTTGCAGGAATAGTAGAAAACGGAAAATTGCCGCTACACCAAAGCTAGGTGCAAAGAACCAACTTGACTGTCCCAAGGGGTACATCAGAAATACGCTGACGAATACTGCAATGGGAGCAGAGAAGGCGAGGGCGTTGTATGGACGGATGCCGACTAGACGGGCAATTTCAAATTGGCGCAACATGAAGCCAATTAATGCAAAGGCTCCGTGTAGGGCTACGAATGGCCACAATCCACCCAATTGGAACCAGCGGGTGAGGTCGCCTTGAGCTTCGGGTCCCCATAACAATAGTAAGGAATGTCCCAAGCTGTCTGGTGGGGAGGAAACTGCAACTGTTAAAAAGTTAGCTCCTTCCAGGTAAGATGATGCTAATCCGTGGGAGTACCAGGAGGTGACGAATGTTGTACCGGTGAGCCAACCGCCTAGTGCTAGGTAAGCGCAGGGAAATAATAATATCCCTGACCAGCCTACGAATACAAAGCGATCGCGCTTTAACCAGTCGTCTAATACGTCAAACCACCCTCTACTAGGGGCGCGTCCAACTGCGATGGTCATTAGAACGAATCTCCAAATTGTTTATAAGTACAGGTCTGTTTATAGATAAACTTTTTACAGCTATCTGTATGCAGACAGTTTACCAGATTGTCAATCTAGTTTACAAATTTTTACTGACTCTCATAATTATAAACACAAATTGTTAATTTTTCCACTAAGTTCTTGATTTAATTTCATCTGGGAGTGGGGAGTAGGGAGTAGGGAGTGGGGAGTGGGGAGTGGGGAGTGGGGAGTGGGGAGTGGGGAGTGGGGAGTGGGGGGAAAACCCAGTCAACTGTCAACTGTCGCTAATCCTGAATCTCTATAATTGCCAATTTCCAATTCCCTAACGTTAAAATGAGTCCTACAGTTCTGTTTGACTAATCCTAAATGTTTACCATTGACTTAAGTATCAAAAATACTGCCTTCCCCGTATCAGTACAACGTAAGTCAGCTGAGGATGCTGAAGCGATCTATCAGCTTATTTTGGCAGCTATGCGCTCTGGTAACCCTGACATCGTGGAACTTAAGTGTGAGGGTAAGACAGAAAAGAAAGTTGCTGTCCGTTCTAGCGAAATTTCTGGAGTACAGATTGTTCAGAAAGATGGTGCAACTACTAGTGGCGGTAGACCACCAGGCTTTTTTGCAGTCACTGCTGAATAACTAAGGGATAGAAATGTCAGAAGTTGGCATTGAGGTCAAGGATCTAGATTTTAGTTGGCCTAGTGGGGCGAAGGCAATCCAATCTTGCTCTCTAGAAGTACCTTTGGGTGAATTTTGGATGCTTTTGGGTACAAATGGCAGTGGCAAATCTACATTACTCCGACTACTGGCCGGGCTATTAGCTCCTCAGTCCGGTGAAATTAAGGTTTTAGAACCCGTTGGCTTTGTCTTTCAAAATCCTGATCATCAACTGGTGATGCCAACTGTTGGGGCTGATGTGGCTTTTGGACTTGTGGATGAAAAGTTACCGCCTGCTACGGTGAGGACAAGGGTTGAGGAGGCTTTAGGGTCAGTGAATTTGTCTGCCCTACAACTACGCCCGATCTATGCTTTGAGTGGGGGACAAAAACAACGAGTGGCGATCGCAGGTGCGATCGCTCGGCGTTGTGAAATCTTATTATTAGATGAACCCACAGCTTTACTCGATCCAGATAGCCAATTGGACTTAGTGGCTGGTGTCCGTCGCCTAGTCAAAAGTCGGGGAATTACAGCCCTATGGGTGACTCACCGCTTAGATGAGTTGAATTACTGTGACGGCGCTTTTTTACTAGAAAAAGGCCGTTTGATCGATAAAGGTGAACCTCAGCGTCTTAAACAACGTTTGATGACAATGAATGATGGATCTGCTTAAATGCCCATTTTCTACCATCTTTTTTTGAATAATTACTAACAATTGCGACGCGCCTAAATCAGGCGCGTTTCTATTTGGGCAAGGTTTTTGCAGTGAAATTTTGTCATCTGATTGCATTTTTTACTGATTTGTAACATAGAGTTACAGACAATACTTCAATTACTATGAAAGTTATGAATGAATTTTGTTAACTCTAGATAACTGTGATTAAAAACCATGCCTCGTTCCTTACTCCAAGCTGTCTTGTTAGTAGACGGCTACAATATAATTGGCGCTTGGCCTTGCCTGAAAAAAACCCGTGACCATGCAGGATTAGAGGCAGCACGCTGGGAACTGGTGGAAGCAATGACTAGTTACAGCTCTTTTCAAGGTTATGAGACTGAGATAGTTTTTGATGCCCAATATCATAAAGCTTCTAGCAATAAAGAAGTTATTACAGAACTCTTATCAGTTCATTACACTGATTTTGGGCAAACAGCAGACACATATATTGAGAAATCCTGTGCATCTCTGCGCTATCAAATCGCGCACTCTCTGATTCATCGCGTGATTGTGGCGACCTCAGACCGCGCACAGCAGCTGATGGTACAGGGCTATGGTGCTGAATGGTTGTCGGCACAGCAACTGTGTGGTGAGGTAGAAAGTACAGTTTGTCGGATGCGACAAAAATATCAAAAGCGCAAACAATCCAAAAGTAGGTTCTTAGCCAACTCTATTGATGCCAAAGCCCGGCAGCGACTGGCTGAATTACGAATGGGATTACAGTAGCTCCTAAAATTTAAAAGCCTGAAACCATGCGCCAGAAGGAGTTTGGGCTGTAATGTTATGGGAATTAAACTTCGGTTAAAAAAAAGTTTAAAAAAAGACTTGCCAAATCTTATATTTAGTCTTAAGATGTTTAATTGTGAGCGTTCCTCAGTAGCTCAGTGGTAGAGCGATCGACTGTTAATCGATTGGTCGCTGGTTCGAATCCAGCCTGGGGAGTTTAATTAAATAATCTCAAGCTGAGTCTGAAGTGCGGAAGGTAAAACACCCAAATTCAGGGTTTTGGCTTTTATGAATTACTTGTATTAATTAGGCTGTGATGTCAGGATGGAGAAAACAGGCATCAGGTAATCTATAAGGGAACACCAAAAAATTAATTCCCCAAAAATTATAGTTGGGGAAAGCGATCGCGTAAAACACCATCAAATTAGGGAATTCCAAATAATAAATTACCCAAAAAAACTTAAGAGTAATCCAAGGAAAAAATGATCCAAAACCAGGGATACTGAGTAGGGTAATTAATGTGCAATCTTACGAGCGAGTTAGCAATTCGCGGCAGGATTTTCTACATAAACTTAGTTATAAGTTGGTCAGCGATAGCCAAGCTGTCATAGTAGAAAATCTTCATGTCAAAGGCATGGTTCGTAATCACAAATTGGCGAAATCAATATCTGATGCAGGATGGGGAACATTTACCAACTTTTTAGCCTATAAGCTAGAGCGCAAAGGTGGGCATTTGATTGAAATTGATAGATGGTTTCCCAGTTCTAAACTCTGTTCTAATTGTTTCTATCAAGTAAGTGAGATGCCTTTAGAGGTGAGGGAGTGGACTTGTCCTCATTGTGGTACTCACCATGACCGTGATGGAAACGCAGCCATAAATATTAGAGCAGAAGGCATCAGAATGATAAAGGCGGAAGGTTCAGCCGTCTCTGCTGTAGGAGGGGAAGTAAGTCCTAAACTTGGGCGTTCGCGTAGCGTGCCGTTAGGCAAAGTCTAAGTTTGGGCATTCCCCCGTGATTACAGAAGCCGACACTGTACTTGGTACTCCAAGTCAGTGTGGGTAGTTCACTCCAACTAAGTGATAGTCTGAAGTCGTTGTACATCAAGACAGCAAAAAAGCTGAAGGGAAGTGACCGAAGACAATTCATGGCAGAGGTGGTGAAGGGATGGGGACGAGGAGGAGCAACAATAGCAGAACGAGAACTAGGATGGAATAGACGGACAATTCGGAAAGGGATGCAAGAGTTAGAGCATGGAATGTCGATAGCAGACTCATTCCGACTCAGAGGCAGCAAACCAATTGAACATAGATTGCCAAACTTACTGGAAGATATACGCTCAATTGTAGAGCCACAAAGCCAAACAGACCCAAGTTTTGATATTACCCGCTTGTATACAAGACTATCAGCAGCGCAAGTTCGTCATCAGTTGATAGAAATCAAATCGAAGAGCAGATTTCCCGCTTACCAACTTTGAAAAAATGGTTTGTTGAAATCTTTTGTCGAAGTGACTAAACTTTTGGATCATTTTTTAGTTGGAACACTCTAAGCTCGACTTTATCCAAAATTAAGAACTCGGTTTCCTTATCCGGCAAAAACCCTGGCTTCTTGGCAAATACTTTTTCCATATCACTGATTCTCGATGAAATTCAAAAATTACAACACCTACCCCACAAAGGTTTCAGCGATACCAATCGCGTTGTGAAAAAAATGGATAAGGCTTGCACAAAATTGTAAAGATTCTTAAATAAGCCATTTCACACAAAGTATTGCGGTTTCTACGTTTCCGCTCCCTACAATGGACGCTACTAGATTATCTTGAGGACGATATTTTTTACAAAACCCTCTACTATTGATTGCTAAAATACTGTTTTATTTATAAACGTCGAGAGTCCCAGATCCCCGACTTCTTCAAGAAGTCGGGGATTTTTTTATTCGTAACTTATTTATGATTACTATATCTGACAAATAGCTTTTAAAACTTGTAATAATTCAACTGCACGGGGAGGTTCCATAAAATTTAATAATGGCATCAAGTGATAAATGGGAGGATTACTTTGTTCAATATAAACAAACTGATAACCTCTGCCATTAGTGGTTAAACCCCAAACAGATGTTTGATTATTTAAACTTTTATAAGCGTAGGTGAGCAGTTGGGGTAAGCCAGTTGATATATCAATTTGACTATTTTTTGATTCAATTAAAAGTATCCAGAAATATACTTGGGATTTGGTATGTTTAGCTTTACTAATAGCTAAAATATCCATCCTGCCTTTAATTGTGGTGTCTTCATCTTCAACTTCAATATCAGCAATATCTTCTTCTAGGCGAATCTCGATGGGATAGCGATAAAATCCAGCTAATCTCAGCAAGGGTGCAAGTACAAGAAATTTCACCTGTCCTTCCGAAACTTTCCCAGATTGCAGGTAACGTTGAAAGTCATCTCTAATTTGCAGAAGTTCTTGGCGTTCTACTTCGGTGAGAGGTTCTAGGGATAACAGAGGAGAAAATGAGTCCCTGTAATGTTCTTGAAAGCCAAACAGACGCTGTACATTTTCTAGAGATAAGTTACTAGCATTGAGAATTGTCATTGATTTT comes from the Nodularia sp. NIES-3585 genome and includes:
- a CDS encoding NYN domain-containing protein, encoding MPRSLLQAVLLVDGYNIIGAWPCLKKTRDHAGLEAARWELVEAMTSYSSFQGYETEIVFDAQYHKASSNKEVITELLSVHYTDFGQTADTYIEKSCASLRYQIAHSLIHRVIVATSDRAQQLMVQGYGAEWLSAQQLCGEVESTVCRMRQKYQKRKQSKSRFLANSIDAKARQRLAELRMGLQ
- a CDS encoding 4a-hydroxytetrahydrobiopterin dehydratase → MAKLLTDAEIHAKASGLSGWTIEGSKLQTTRKFKDFIAAIEFVNKLVEPAESLGHHPDIEISYNQVTITLTTHDAGGLTQNDFDLAETISQIS
- a CDS encoding ABC transporter ATP-binding protein encodes the protein MSEVGIEVKDLDFSWPSGAKAIQSCSLEVPLGEFWMLLGTNGSGKSTLLRLLAGLLAPQSGEIKVLEPVGFVFQNPDHQLVMPTVGADVAFGLVDEKLPPATVRTRVEEALGSVNLSALQLRPIYALSGGQKQRVAIAGAIARRCEILLLDEPTALLDPDSQLDLVAGVRRLVKSRGITALWVTHRLDELNYCDGAFLLEKGRLIDKGEPQRLKQRLMTMNDGSA
- the psbD gene encoding photosystem II D2 protein (photosystem q(a) protein), encoding MTIAVGRAPSRGWFDVLDDWLKRDRFVFVGWSGILLFPCAYLALGGWLTGTTFVTSWYSHGLASSYLEGANFLTVAVSSPPDSLGHSLLLLWGPEAQGDLTRWFQLGGLWPFVALHGAFALIGFMLRQFEIARLVGIRPYNALAFSAPIAVFVSVFLMYPLGQSSWFFAPSFGVAAIFRFLLFLQGFHNWTLNPFHMMGVAGVLGGALLCAIHGATVENTLFDDGDGSNTFPAFNPTQAEETYSMVTANRFWSQIFGIAFSNKRWLHFFMLFVPVTGLWMASIGIVGLALNLRAYDFVSQELRAAEDPEFETFYTKNILLNEGIRAWMAPQDQPHKQFVFPEEVLPRGNAL
- a CDS encoding iron uptake porin produces the protein MSNILWKSLVVSPAVLGATLLVSAAAIAAPTTTTEVSATEQQTATEVVQQPEIFAQATKETNVINQVNSYSNEGTQNTSLSQVTSVSQFSDVQPTDWAFQALQSLVERYGCIAGYPNATYRGNRALTRYEFAAGLNACLDRVNELIATATADMVTRQDLATLQRLQEEFSAELATLRGRVDSLEARTAELEANQFSTTTKLVGEAIFAVTDAFGDTAGDNNNTVFQNRVRLDLQTSFTGRDVLHTRLASGNAGNLNLGNPGGAEGNQTFNIGSTGDNNVNIDWLSYYVPVGPAQVYIAATGGIHSDYAATNNPYFEDYDGGNGALSAFASENPIYRIGGGAGIAFTLPFGQGGGILRPSSLTVGYLGSEANNPNPGAGIFDGNYAALGQLNFSVGDRLALAATYVHGYHGAGSTIFDAGSRTNPIVGTSIANRGGLDRVNGTSSPFATNSYGVSAAFRPSDRLSVSGFVSYTDVNGFAANDSSEVWSYGVGLALPDFGKRGNVLGIFGGAVPYALNRQTGSNEVPYQVEGFYKYRVSDNISVTPGVIWVTNLGQNSNNNDAFIGTLRTTFSF
- a CDS encoding Rrf2 family transcriptional regulator, with the translated sequence MELSCKSEYAILALIEMATHYQSGEPMQIRQIAAQQSIPDRYLEQLLATLRRGGIVKSQRGSKGGYFLTREPWKITVLDVLECLEGLDVQTCEEDTNPKSIDTSVIKEIWQEACQAANLVLQNYTLQDLCEKRDSRRQLDIMYYI
- a CDS encoding restriction endonuclease subunit R; this encodes MTILNASNLSLENVQRLFGFQEHYRDSFSPLLSLEPLTEVERQELLQIRDDFQRYLQSGKVSEGQVKFLVLAPLLRLAGFYRYPIEIRLEEDIADIEVEDEDTTIKGRMDILAISKAKHTKSQVYFWILLIESKNSQIDISTGLPQLLTYAYKSLNNQTSVWGLTTNGRGYQFVYIEQSNPPIYHLMPLLNFMEPPRAVELLQVLKAICQI